In one window of Cytophagaceae bacterium ABcell3 DNA:
- the cas3 gene encoding CRISPR-associated helicase Cas3', with the protein MDIFSFLAKSDGTSLVDHTEHVLKAGKRLLSCLPISNEERHLLENKLLTAIILHDIGKIHPSFEHNLNNETGRIPIRHEIISLFIAESFLELSLLELFIIATHHKGIVEEGSSSKFLKLDTLTDHLNKQIIEFGDLKSEIKIFLKKWLEKFKVTLQFKSNLQASLENHKLSKETIRALIKSTQKKDIPKHEDRLKLSKLRGLLMAADHIGSARLEDQIPKMPIIEVHQIQPEQGFRNFQEKMGKVEGSCILHAPTGSGKTEAALNWVVNNQTSNSRIFYILPFTASINAMVSRLEEKLGKGLVTPLHSRTLDYFYEDVEKETNNYKKKSDEARKLSGLSREIFFPIKIATPHQIIKAALMGKGWEMNLWDFPNAIFIIDEFHTYDPLLSGLLLATVKWLEDNFNAKFCFMSATIPAFMQNLIIENVLGNDSSKIFRPDPNSETDKLILNRKRHVLKTCRNKSILDDLELIKDKIRRSIKNESVLIVVNNISTCQKLYNELSEFENREMLHGGLHKKDRIDIESRITNKDIKERPKVLIATQAVEVSLDIDYKIAFIENAPIDALIQRFGRVNRAGKNKKPALVYLYENIIGNVKKIYCEDTLTKTFNVLEKFQGFEISEQDLVGACNEVYQNGYNELQRKDFEQGLCHPVINNFPENVIAGYWDENVSDEIIKHDNAKIDILCFNLQEEYGKLKEVGRYIEANQLLVSIYSFQSTRKVKERDVIVARDIEYISKFGVRKFGKERDSNIL; encoded by the coding sequence ATGGATATTTTTAGTTTTTTAGCCAAAAGTGATGGAACCTCATTAGTTGACCATACTGAACATGTGTTAAAAGCAGGAAAACGGCTCCTATCATGTTTGCCTATATCTAATGAAGAAAGACATTTGTTAGAAAATAAACTTTTAACCGCTATTATTCTCCATGATATAGGGAAAATTCATCCCAGTTTTGAACATAATTTAAATAATGAAACAGGTAGAATCCCTATACGTCATGAAATCATTTCCCTTTTTATAGCGGAATCCTTCTTGGAGTTATCATTGTTGGAGTTATTTATAATTGCAACGCATCATAAAGGGATTGTAGAGGAAGGTAGTTCATCGAAATTTTTAAAATTAGATACACTAACTGATCATTTAAACAAACAGATTATAGAGTTTGGCGACCTGAAGAGTGAAATAAAGATCTTTCTAAAAAAATGGTTAGAAAAATTTAAGGTAACCTTACAATTCAAAAGTAACCTCCAAGCCTCTTTAGAAAATCATAAGCTTTCAAAGGAAACTATTAGGGCTTTAATAAAAAGTACTCAAAAGAAAGATATACCCAAGCATGAAGATAGATTGAAATTGAGTAAGTTGAGAGGATTACTGATGGCTGCAGATCATATAGGTTCTGCAAGATTAGAAGATCAGATTCCCAAAATGCCTATTATTGAGGTTCATCAAATACAGCCTGAGCAAGGCTTTCGGAACTTCCAAGAAAAAATGGGAAAAGTTGAAGGCAGTTGTATATTACATGCACCAACTGGTTCCGGAAAAACAGAAGCGGCTTTAAATTGGGTCGTAAATAACCAAACCTCAAATAGCCGTATCTTTTATATTCTACCTTTTACGGCAAGTATCAATGCCATGGTTAGTAGATTAGAAGAGAAATTGGGTAAAGGCCTGGTAACACCACTTCATTCCAGAACTCTTGATTATTTTTATGAAGATGTAGAAAAAGAAACTAATAATTATAAAAAGAAATCGGATGAAGCAAGAAAGTTATCAGGGCTATCCAGAGAAATATTTTTTCCAATCAAAATTGCAACTCCACATCAAATAATAAAAGCAGCATTAATGGGAAAAGGATGGGAAATGAACTTGTGGGATTTTCCTAATGCCATCTTCATTATTGATGAATTTCATACATATGATCCATTATTATCCGGATTGCTATTAGCTACAGTAAAATGGCTTGAGGATAACTTTAATGCAAAGTTTTGTTTCATGTCTGCCACTATCCCTGCTTTCATGCAGAATTTAATCATTGAGAATGTTTTAGGAAACGATAGCAGTAAGATATTTAGACCAGATCCTAACTCTGAAACTGACAAATTAATTTTAAATAGGAAGCGACATGTTCTAAAAACATGCAGAAATAAAAGCATTTTAGATGATCTGGAATTAATAAAAGATAAAATCAGACGAAGTATTAAAAACGAATCGGTTTTAATAGTTGTCAATAATATTAGCACATGTCAGAAGCTTTACAATGAGCTATCTGAATTTGAAAACCGAGAAATGCTCCATGGAGGACTCCACAAAAAGGACAGAATAGACATTGAATCACGAATTACTAATAAAGACATAAAAGAAAGACCTAAAGTTCTCATAGCTACTCAGGCAGTAGAAGTAAGTTTAGATATAGATTATAAAATTGCTTTTATTGAAAATGCTCCAATAGATGCATTAATACAGCGATTTGGTAGAGTGAACCGTGCTGGAAAAAACAAAAAACCTGCTCTAGTATATTTATATGAAAATATTATAGGAAATGTCAAAAAAATATATTGTGAAGATACATTAACAAAAACTTTTAATGTTTTAGAAAAATTTCAGGGTTTTGAAATTTCTGAACAAGATCTTGTAGGTGCCTGCAATGAAGTTTATCAAAATGGTTATAATGAATTACAAAGAAAAGACTTTGAGCAAGGTTTATGTCATCCTGTTATAAACAACTTTCCAGAAAATGTAATAGCTGGTTATTGGGATGAAAATGTTTCTGATGAAATTATCAAACACGACAATGCCAAAATAGATATTTTGTGTTTTAATCTTCAAGAGGAATATGGTAAACTCAAGGAAGTTGGACGTTATATCGAAGCAAATCAATTATTAGTTTCAATATATTCTTTCCAAAGCACAAGAAAAGTTAAAGAGCGGGATGTAATAGTCGCAAGAGACATAGAGTACATATCAAAGTTTGGAGTGAGGAAATTTGGTAAAGAAAGAGACTCAAATATTTTGTAA
- the cas7i gene encoding type I-B CRISPR-associated protein Cas7/Cst2/DevR: protein MAELKNITGCLLIDATASFLNGAGLGSGEDRNLVIPKTYREKVNGRDEEVPYVSAQSWRRWLRNTTNEESNWNPSELRSIDTSERGNTNKIATELNPIEFPEDDLFGYMKSGSSGEESIQRTSPFKSSILKGIRGKRRLNKDEAFVHLKEGTPLPYSTKFYSSHLEGYFNLEYSRLGVFENLGSRKELSEENVKKYKDILNEELISEKKFKKYKLKDAEKKRKERAAGLLKGLAFLRGGAKQAAFGSDVSPKVLVLAGMSSANPIFNNIFSGKGENPSIEIETLKEIITDYKDKFSSAVYIGLRKGYIENEEELINLSKEKISGIEIIIDSPIGVVNNFIEAKLK from the coding sequence ATGGCAGAATTAAAAAATATCACCGGATGCTTATTAATTGATGCTACAGCATCATTTTTAAATGGAGCAGGTTTAGGGTCTGGAGAAGACAGGAATCTTGTTATCCCTAAAACTTATAGAGAAAAGGTTAACGGAAGAGATGAAGAGGTTCCATACGTTTCTGCGCAGTCCTGGAGAAGGTGGCTAAGAAACACTACTAATGAAGAAAGTAACTGGAACCCTAGTGAACTTAGAAGTATTGATACATCTGAAAGAGGCAATACCAATAAAATTGCGACCGAGCTAAATCCTATTGAATTCCCAGAAGACGATTTATTTGGTTATATGAAGAGTGGCTCATCAGGTGAAGAAAGCATTCAAAGAACATCCCCTTTTAAAAGTTCTATCCTAAAAGGAATCAGAGGAAAGAGAAGACTTAATAAAGACGAAGCTTTTGTGCACCTAAAAGAAGGAACCCCTCTACCATATTCCACAAAATTTTATTCATCGCATTTAGAAGGTTATTTTAACTTAGAATATTCAAGGTTAGGTGTTTTTGAGAACCTTGGCAGCAGAAAAGAATTAAGCGAAGAAAATGTTAAAAAATATAAGGACATACTAAATGAGGAATTAATATCTGAAAAAAAATTCAAAAAATATAAACTTAAAGATGCTGAGAAGAAGAGGAAAGAAAGAGCAGCAGGTTTATTAAAAGGATTAGCTTTTTTAAGAGGAGGAGCGAAACAGGCTGCCTTTGGCTCAGATGTATCACCTAAAGTCCTTGTCTTAGCAGGAATGTCATCTGCCAATCCAATTTTCAATAATATTTTTTCTGGGAAAGGCGAAAACCCTTCTATAGAGATTGAGACTTTAAAAGAGATAATAACTGATTATAAGGATAAATTTTCTAGTGCAGTTTATATCGGTTTGAGGAAAGGTTATATTGAAAATGAAGAAGAGTTAATTAACTTATCCAAAGAAAAAATTTCCGGAATAGAGATAATTATTGATTCACCTATAGGTGTAGTTAATAATTTTATTGAAGCAAAATTAAAATGA
- a CDS encoding DUF5706 domain-containing protein, giving the protein MNNDIRIKIIERFDFYYSGINNKGAFILAFNTFLIGAFLVGHKDLTTLIGCRFKYEFNLIIGLLMICSITSMIFTIISMIPYLDSKGVDDRKSNWFFNDIATDDKETFFDRINSQKNDDTIIDLNNQIFELSRGLRKKHRFTKVALIFNLIEVFLLFPIIALILI; this is encoded by the coding sequence ATGAATAATGACATAAGAATAAAAATTATTGAAAGGTTTGATTTCTATTATTCAGGAATTAATAATAAAGGAGCATTCATACTTGCTTTTAACACTTTTCTAATTGGAGCATTTCTTGTTGGACATAAGGACTTAACAACCTTGATAGGATGCAGGTTTAAATATGAATTTAATCTAATAATAGGGCTTTTAATGATTTGCTCCATTACTTCAATGATTTTTACAATTATCTCAATGATCCCATATTTAGATTCAAAAGGAGTTGATGACAGAAAATCCAATTGGTTTTTTAATGATATAGCAACCGATGATAAAGAAACTTTTTTTGATAGGATAAATAGTCAAAAAAATGACGACACTATTATTGATTTAAATAATCAGATATTTGAACTCTCACGAGGGCTCAGGAAAAAACATCGATTCACTAAAGTAGCGCTAATATTTAACCTCATTGAAGTATTCTTATTATTTCCCATTATCGCATTAATTCTGATATAA
- the cas2 gene encoding CRISPR-associated endonuclease Cas2 produces the protein MYVILVYDIGERRVGKMLKLCRKYLHWIQNSVFEGEITEVKLKELKHKAREIMDEEEDSLIIFRSREEKWLKKEVIGNEKNELDNML, from the coding sequence ATGTATGTTATATTAGTATATGATATAGGAGAAAGGAGGGTAGGTAAAATGCTGAAGCTCTGTCGTAAATACCTGCACTGGATACAGAATTCAGTTTTTGAGGGAGAAATTACCGAAGTGAAGTTAAAAGAGTTAAAACACAAGGCCAGAGAAATTATGGATGAAGAAGAGGATAGCCTTATAATTTTCAGGAGCAGGGAGGAAAAGTGGCTGAAAAAAGAAGTTATAGGAAATGAGAAGAATGAGCTGGATAACATGCTTTAG
- a CDS encoding VTT domain-containing protein — protein sequence MEHCLEFMAIQQMSLSGQAVVLGIASLLIFSETSSFYGLVISGISYFVPLLGVLAGAGILDVSISLIFICCFMASFIGDLVAYKRGFNLQQEAFPKEESYYYKKHYIHRIRQLLDRYGKKVAIFLTKFLPFIKTVFPVYAGREQMDFLKYFLMNLFTCAFMYAVLLFPFYYTGKGIAAAWPMLVTAFVVMLVMGLIFLTYRFYLRLRLKNKGK from the coding sequence ATGGAGCACTGTTTAGAATTTATGGCTATACAACAAATGTCCCTTTCGGGACAAGCTGTTGTGCTTGGAATTGCGTCTCTGTTAATTTTTTCTGAAACATCTTCTTTTTACGGATTGGTGATTTCGGGCATATCTTATTTTGTGCCTTTGCTGGGGGTGTTGGCTGGCGCTGGTATATTGGATGTCAGCATAAGTTTGATTTTTATATGCTGCTTCATGGCTTCTTTTATAGGTGACCTGGTGGCTTATAAAAGAGGTTTTAACTTACAGCAGGAGGCTTTTCCCAAGGAGGAGAGCTACTATTATAAAAAACACTATATACATCGCATACGGCAACTGCTAGATCGCTATGGTAAGAAAGTGGCTATTTTTTTGACAAAGTTCCTGCCTTTTATAAAAACCGTTTTTCCGGTTTATGCCGGTCGTGAGCAAATGGACTTCCTTAAGTATTTTTTAATGAACCTGTTTACGTGTGCTTTTATGTATGCAGTATTGTTGTTCCCGTTTTACTATACCGGAAAAGGTATTGCGGCAGCCTGGCCTATGTTGGTGACGGCATTTGTAGTTATGCTTGTTATGGGACTCATTTTCTTGACTTACAGGTTCTACCTCAGGTTGCGGTTGAAGAACAAGGGCAAGTAA
- the cas1b gene encoding type I-B CRISPR-associated endonuclease Cas1b, with protein sequence MRKSFYLFNPGRLSRKDNTLKFVAVNEAGQEQPAKYIPVEGVSDLYAFGSLDANSALYNFLGKNHITVHFFDYYEHYTGSFFPKEYLLAGKVQVAQTLSYHSKKKRMDIACRLIDGASFNMLKNLRYYSNRGKGLENEICRIEGFRESIGGCDNVPELMGIEGNIRQVYYEAFDIILNDMPMQGRSKQPPLNEVNALISFGNMMCYTLCLDMIYHTQLNPTISFLHEPGTRRFSLALDLAEIFKPLLTDRVIFRVINKREIQSSDFDQKLNRCILKEKGKKVFIKAFEERLNETIKHRKLKKHVSYKHLVKLECYKLVKHILAMEEYKPFKIWW encoded by the coding sequence ATGAGAAAGTCTTTTTACCTTTTTAACCCCGGCAGACTCAGCCGAAAAGACAATACCCTGAAATTTGTTGCCGTAAATGAAGCAGGTCAGGAACAGCCGGCAAAATATATTCCTGTAGAAGGTGTAAGCGATCTGTATGCTTTTGGTTCCCTTGATGCCAACTCCGCACTTTATAACTTTCTGGGCAAAAATCATATTACGGTTCATTTTTTTGACTATTATGAGCACTATACCGGATCGTTCTTTCCTAAAGAATACCTTTTAGCCGGCAAAGTGCAGGTTGCGCAGACGCTGTCTTATCATAGCAAAAAGAAGCGTATGGACATAGCCTGCAGGCTTATAGATGGCGCCAGCTTTAATATGCTTAAAAATCTCAGATATTACTCAAATAGGGGTAAGGGTCTGGAAAATGAAATATGCAGGATCGAAGGTTTCAGGGAAAGTATTGGCGGGTGCGATAATGTACCTGAGCTAATGGGTATAGAAGGTAACATACGACAGGTATATTATGAGGCTTTTGATATTATCCTGAATGACATGCCCATGCAAGGCCGGTCTAAGCAACCTCCATTAAATGAGGTCAATGCACTTATCTCTTTTGGAAACATGATGTGCTATACCTTATGCCTGGATATGATTTATCATACACAGTTAAACCCTACTATTAGTTTTTTGCATGAGCCGGGTACCCGGAGGTTTTCTCTGGCACTTGATCTGGCGGAAATATTTAAGCCATTGCTTACTGACAGGGTTATATTCAGGGTGATCAATAAAAGAGAGATTCAGTCTTCTGATTTTGATCAGAAGCTGAACAGGTGCATTCTCAAGGAAAAAGGGAAGAAAGTGTTTATAAAAGCCTTCGAAGAAAGGCTTAATGAAACCATAAAACACCGTAAGTTAAAGAAGCACGTCAGCTATAAGCACCTGGTAAAACTGGAGTGTTATAAGCTCGTGAAGCATATATTGGCCATGGAAGAGTACAAGCCATTTAAGATTTGGTGGTAA
- a CDS encoding GxxExxY protein has protein sequence MKQVINYNELTHKIIGCSMQVHNQIGNGFQEVIYQRALEIEFSLNKIPYAREVEMPVFYKGHEIGTRRVDFLVQESILVELKSIIKLEDVHLAQAKNYLEAFKLPTGLLINFGSTRLEVKRLFNNKIKS, from the coding sequence ATGAAACAAGTAATCAACTATAATGAGCTTACCCACAAAATCATAGGGTGTTCTATGCAGGTGCATAACCAAATTGGTAACGGCTTTCAGGAAGTTATCTACCAAAGGGCTCTTGAGATAGAATTTTCCTTAAACAAGATACCATACGCAAGAGAAGTAGAGATGCCTGTTTTTTACAAAGGCCATGAAATAGGAACCCGAAGAGTTGATTTTTTAGTACAAGAATCTATTCTGGTAGAACTTAAATCAATAATAAAACTGGAAGATGTACATCTGGCACAAGCCAAAAACTACCTGGAAGCTTTTAAACTTCCAACCGGCTTACTTATAAATTTTGGCTCAACCAGACTGGAAGTAAAAAGGTTGTTCAACAATAAAATTAAATCTTGA
- a CDS encoding S1-like domain-containing RNA-binding protein, protein MCKKMARNGIYFHDKLLFLNKHEKMPESGKYHKLKVKRSSPHGLYLTDGTTEVLLPNKYTEPSMKEGDEVEVFVYTDSEDRPVATTLKPAGQVGDWVCLEVKDTSKFGAFMDWGLEKDLLVPKSEQHRLMQVGERHVVKIASDRRTGRVIGVAKLGAFLQKGHEGLSEGQKVNLLVYEKTDLGYMAIIDQQYRGILYKNEVFRDIEVGSTMEGYVKKLRSDGKIDLTLSAPDKKEVISDATAILEQKLKENNGVLHLTDKSSPEDIYIQLGMSKRNFKMAVGGLLKRGLIKLEASKIVLT, encoded by the coding sequence ATGTGTAAAAAGATGGCAAGAAATGGCATTTACTTTCATGATAAACTGTTATTTTTGAACAAACATGAGAAAATGCCAGAGTCTGGAAAATACCATAAATTAAAAGTTAAAAGAAGTTCTCCGCACGGATTATATCTGACCGATGGAACAACAGAAGTCCTTTTGCCAAACAAGTACACAGAGCCTTCTATGAAAGAGGGCGATGAGGTAGAGGTTTTTGTATATACGGACTCCGAAGACCGTCCAGTTGCTACTACTTTAAAGCCGGCAGGGCAAGTTGGGGATTGGGTTTGCCTGGAGGTGAAAGACACCAGTAAGTTTGGTGCTTTTATGGATTGGGGTTTGGAAAAAGACCTGTTGGTGCCCAAGTCAGAGCAGCACAGGCTCATGCAAGTAGGGGAGCGGCATGTGGTGAAAATCGCATCAGACCGCCGTACGGGTAGGGTTATCGGCGTTGCGAAGCTGGGTGCTTTTTTACAAAAAGGACATGAGGGACTAAGCGAGGGACAAAAGGTCAACTTGTTGGTTTATGAAAAGACTGATTTGGGCTATATGGCTATTATAGACCAGCAGTATAGAGGGATTTTGTATAAAAATGAGGTTTTTCGCGATATAGAGGTAGGCAGTACCATGGAGGGCTACGTTAAAAAACTTCGTAGCGATGGTAAAATAGACTTGACGCTTTCTGCACCAGACAAGAAAGAGGTCATAAGCGACGCCACGGCTATTTTGGAACAAAAACTTAAAGAAAACAATGGCGTTCTGCATTTGACAGACAAAAGCAGTCCTGAGGATATCTACATACAATTAGGCATGAGCAAAAGGAATTTTAAGATGGCGGTTGGCGGTTTACTTAAGAGGGGGCTTATTAAACTGGAAGCATCCAAGATTGTGCTGACATAA
- the cas4 gene encoding CRISPR-associated protein Cas4, producing MQITGTHIHYYFVCHRKLWLFANGLNMEHTSEVVADGKLIHETSYGQRAEKYTEIEIEGVKIDFYDAANKVVHETKRTNAVEMAHEWQLKYYIFKLQQHGVDGVEGILEYPKLKIKKEVVLTEEDIQAFNELLPKAEEIIKQESCPEKIEMKLCKKCAYYDFCWSGEIV from the coding sequence ATGCAAATCACCGGCACCCATATCCACTACTACTTCGTCTGCCATCGCAAGCTTTGGCTTTTTGCGAATGGGCTGAACATGGAGCATACTTCTGAAGTGGTGGCAGATGGTAAGCTTATTCATGAAACCAGCTACGGGCAAAGAGCTGAAAAATATACAGAAATTGAGATAGAAGGCGTGAAGATAGATTTTTATGATGCTGCTAATAAAGTAGTTCATGAAACTAAAAGGACTAATGCTGTAGAAATGGCCCATGAATGGCAGCTTAAATATTATATTTTTAAGCTGCAACAGCATGGTGTCGATGGAGTTGAAGGAATCCTGGAATATCCCAAACTGAAGATAAAAAAAGAGGTGGTACTGACTGAAGAAGATATTCAGGCTTTTAATGAGTTGTTGCCTAAAGCTGAAGAAATCATAAAACAGGAGTCCTGCCCTGAAAAGATAGAAATGAAGCTTTGCAAGAAGTGTGCGTACTATGACTTTTGCTGGAGTGGGGAAATTGTCTGA